TTCCGAAGTGTCGGTTCTCGTGACATCCCTGGTGCCCACAATTTAAAATCAGCATTCTACCACGCCCCCATCTGTCCATGTGAGGAAGCTGTTTGCCTAGAGGAGTATCATGGAGGAAGTGGTGAGAATCAAAAAGAACTTCACGCCTGAAGAAACTAAAAGCGTCTCATTATTCTACACGTTTCAGGCTGAGTTagcaaaaacaaccaaaagtgTCACATGTCAACATGGTCCTGGGACTGAATATTTCAATTATGACATCAGCTGATACAACACATTTGGCCAAAGCATTGACATGTCGCTGTCTATTACAGCCTTAGTTAATGGCTTTAACATGCATTTAGTACCAAGGTGTGCATTGACAGCCCGCCTCCATCACCGGGCGTGCGCTTGCTCCAAGGCAGAGTACGAACaaattcaataagaaaatacTTATTTGTGCGTAAAAGGTTTGTGAACGAGGCCGGTTAGCGGTTACTCCCTGCGTCGCCGAGCTGCCGACACGTGTGGCTATCAGGCGAGCGAGCAGTGGACGTCGTGGAGCAGGAAGCGGATGAGTCGGACAGGAAGTGGCAGAGAGGGGAGCAGTTTGAGTCTCCGGACTCCGACCAGATGTCTGATCTTCAACCTGCAGAGCTGCAtcagaggatgaggaggaactgaacagaaaacacagacaggttagagactcAGACCAgaccaggggcctgtaccacgaagcaggaagTGAGCTTAGCGAGCTAACTCGGGTTTTCAGAACCACAACGGTGGTTCTCTCCTTACAATAGTACCTgctgctgaacggctaacctgctccagGTTCTGTTCCAGATCAGAGATCAACTCTTTAAAAcaccgcctactgaccaatcagctctctggAAAATGACGTCACCATCTGTAGTCTTATAGCTGTGCTTTATGTTGGCTGCAGTGATGAGAGTAACTTTTCTGAAGACTCTGTCTAATATCAcagtttgttctgtgtttgtaaaatatgccgCTCTGCTTCCGTTGGACTCATCAATGtctgattggtcatctgctgctgactccgcctcttttatgtgaacgcgctcctggattgggaaacccagGGTTGACTTACTGTTTTAATAACCAGCTTTGTGACCGCTGAGCCAGAgtgattgttagggttagtgaagccagataacagAAAGTGATGCTGGCTTCGTGGTACAGAGTCCTGGTCCCTCATCATGTAAGCCCCGCCCCCTGACAGCACTGTCTCCACCCCCAGCTCAGCAGTCCGTGGTCTGTTTGTGGTGTATTGAGTTATTTCAAATGTTCCTTCAGTTTTGTTCCCCGTTAGTGAAAAGATCAGAAACACCGGTCGGGTACATGAACATGTTCTAAAACCTCAGGATGTTTTAGAAGGAAGGTTATAATCAGGGGCAGCTTGGTTGAAGAATGTTTTTCGCCCTCATCCAAAAGACAGTTCTGACTCACTGGCAGGGAAACAGCTATCTAACCTCTGTAGGGTCGTTGCCAAGATGATCGATACTGCAGCATAGAAGCATCTTCAAGTatccttgattttaaccttccttgaatGACTGCAAACGTTCACACCTTAGGAACAAGATGGAACTCTGTTTGAACTCAGAACGAGTAGTTTGTTGTATCTGTTTAACCTGAAACCCTGACCGAGCAGCTTCTCTCTAGACCACAGGGGTCCACAATAACATCAGTGTGGTACCATGGCAGGCACACCTGAAGGCATCATACACATCATGAACTCAAACTAATCGTCCCTTACTCCCGTTCTCCCTCCAGGATCaactctctccttcctctggaCTTTTCCTTCCAGGTATTTGCAGAGTTCTTACTTTACCTCTTCTATATGATTACGCTTCCCTCTCCAGTCTTACCACAGGTTGAACACTATCTGACCTTCGGGTGAATTTCTATGAGTACCACTCTCCGGTGACTGGTCCTTTCTGTGTCCTTCCTCTTCTACCTTTAACAGAATCTGATCTCCCGGTTGTGGCAAGTCCTTTGCACCATGTCTCCGGGTGTCTGTGGTGGTCTGACGAGGACTTTATCAGGCCACTTAGGGACCAGATTCCTTGTGTCTGAAGGGAGTGTGGTTCTGATCTTCTGTCCCATGAGCACTTCAGCTGGGCTTCCAGCAGAGGGTGTCAGGGGGGTTGCCCTTTTACTTGAGGATTGTGGGGACTTGATTCTGCTGGTTTCATACTGTCTGCAGAAGTCTTTCCAGGTCTTGTGTATTGTGGATCTGGTCAGAACTGTGACTTAGTTAAACGTGCCACATTTGCAGCGATGTGATATCAGGATGTAGAGCTGGCCTCAGTACTCACAGGTGGCTGTGTCCTGCCGCGGTGATTCAGGCAGAGGTGTGTGCTGTACTGGGTCTTTGTGCTGCGTACGCTTGTTTTCCTGGCAGAAGCTAAGTGTCCACACTGTGTTTAGACCAGCAGACATGTTCTCTACCAACCAGGTATCTCTGAAGCCTCTCACAGGCCCACACCTCTGCTAAAAGCGTCTCCCAGAACACCATGCAACTGAAGAAGAGCGCCCCCTATCCCATAAATGCTCCTGGCTACTGAAACGGCTGTCTGCCTTTGAGGGTCGTAGTGGGCCAGGTGAGGTAATCCCATGTCCCTGGGGTTCAGCAGATCGTAGCTTGGCAGATATCTACTGCTTTAGAGATGAACATGTGTGGGCTCCTGTAACTCTCTGATGGCATTCACTTTGCCCGTCTACTCTCACATCACTGGCCTCCACTATATGTGAGCCAGGAACTGAACACACACTTCTCCTTGTTGGGTTTGAGGTCGGCCTGCTAATTCTGTCCAATGAgctctgcaggtgtgtgtcGTGTCCAACATGTCCTCGTCCACATACACAGCTACTCCCTCTAGTACCTTCAGCAGTTCAGCAGTTCTGGGAGGATATTTATCCCAATAGGCAGGCAGTTTAAAAAAGGCGTGATGAAGCTTGTCAGCAGGCATCAAAAGGTCCctgcagggttagggttagcctGAAGCTGCATCCAGAGACCAGAAGACTGAGCTTGGCCAGAGTctcctccgtctctctctcttttgatGTTCTCATTTAGCTTTCAGAGTCCTGTGCAGAGTCTCGCTGCGCCTGTTGGCTTCAGGTCCAGCCTGAAGGTTGCATGACCCGCTGTACCCACCTCTGCTCCTCATCTATTGGGCTGGGGCTGGAGTCCCACcagttttctctctccctttacTTCTGTCTTTGACAGGCTCTCTCACCTCTGTTCGATGGTTGCCGTTGCCTGATGCTCCTGCTGGGTTATCTGCTGCGCTACGTCCTGGTCTTGTCCTACCGTCTGCACTGCAATTTCCAAGGTGAGGTCCGGTATAAGCTGTATTCACAGATCCCGACCTCCAGTCTGTCTCTGATAAGTTCACTTTTCTTGGTTCCAAAGGAACTCAATTCACAGAGCGCTCTGATAAATGATATTTTTGGCTTTGTAGCCCATGGCGTAGATGAGTGTGCCAACCTGGACCTTTTAATCACCCAAGTTAGCAGCCGGCCTGTACCGTGTGAATCTGTCTCCAGGGAGGCCAGTCCGCATCGGTTGTGTCTCAACAACACTTCTGACACCATGTTAGATAAACTGCTGGCTGACCAGTAGTCTCCACAGCAACATCGTAGCTTGTGCAGTACACAAAGTGTTGTCTACCAAACTTGCTCACTTGCTTACATTTGGTCACAGCCTAGCTGCTCACTctagctctctgattggctccaCAGTTTGTCTGTACCAGGACCTTGACATTTAGGAACCTTTAGGAAGAGGAACCTTCTCAGGAACTTAGAGAACCTTGAAGAATCTATGGAACCTTTTCTATGAACCGTTTCTAGAAAACTACAGAGCTTTTCTGAGAGCTCACACATTTCTCCAGGAGTTTCTCTAGAACACTTTTATATACTGGGGAATGTTTGTAGGAACTTGGTTCACAGCTGTGATACCGGATCCAGTACCTCAGGCCCTCCCACCCATAGTTCCTGTTGCTATGAGAACCTTCAGTCACCTGACagcattgtttttgttgcttaCGAGCTTTCAGTATGATTGGTGCCCAGTCGCTGCGACTCTCCAGAACCTCCAGCAGCCGCGAGCAGAGACGGACATGACTGACGTAGTCAAGCAGCACCGAGATGATCGGACCGCTTACACGGCACAAAGACGACCTGGAGACGGCTTCGCAGAACTGAAACAAGATGGAGGACACCCTTAATTTATCATATTCACATACATGGATTTATGCTGGATGTTTCTGACTTACCTGTATGCTGCTCTGCAGCGGAGCATCTCTGTTGACCTGCAGTTCTTCGATGGGACGGCGTAACGGCTCGACGGCCGGATGTGGTTTTTGGCCGTATGGACAGTCAAAGCAAGCCCGGGCATCGCAGCCGTTGTCCAGAAGTAGTTTGAGCATGGGCAGAGACTCCATGTTGAGCAGGATGGCCGACGGGAACGAGGACGGCTGGGTGGAGATCTGAGCGTTGACGTTGGCCCCGTACTTCAGCAGCAGCGTTGCCATGTCCATCCAGCCGAGCCGGACGCCAATGAGCAGCGGGTTGAAGACGTCCAGGTTGGGGTCTGCTCCAGCCTCCAGCAGCATCTCGCTGGCCTCCAGGTTCCCGTTGGAGACAGAGAAGTAAAGCACTGTGCTTCGCCGGTCCTCGTACATCCTGGATCGTTCCTCCGACAGCTTGGCGTTGACATTGAAGCCGGATTCAATCAACAGCTCCAGGATATCATCCCTGTTGTTCTCTGCGGCGATGTGCAGAGGACTGATGCCGCTGTGCTGGACTCTGACTTTGCTGGTCACTGGGATCAGCAGCGACACGATGCTGGAAATACAAAGAGGTAGCTGTCAGGGAAGATTTATCATCAGCAGAGTCGGACTGAGGACCGACAACCAAACATGGTGTTACTTTAAAGACATTCACGTTTGTAACCTCAGACTTCTTTGGCGATTACTCTACAGAGGAACTTGTCAACCACAGAGAACCAGTGGGTTGATTAAACAAGTAGCCATGAAACACAGTTGatacaacccgttctcactccccgactcgtTACATAAGACATGCCTTTAGCATCATGGGTCAgtgcagtgggggaagccctgtagcgtcagtttgtgacaGTAAAAAccgagtaaggaggtggttggggtggatggagggccagaacctggACTTTGAACCTGGAGACCGGggtttgtgtttcatgtgaaaTGTTAGTTAACGTACATGTTAACTGatgtacgtagttattttaacccaaaccaggatcttttcctaaccttaaccaagtcgtctgtgaagattctcagtcatccaggtcatagttatccaacgaaggttaaagtcaagggcaactggacttggttgaagatagcgttcgtcgatactgctggttcgcagcggtatcgacgatcctggcaaacgaccccactgaggttaaatagctgagtttccctgccagtcagtcagaactaaagaagtcccttggatgagggacgaaacgtcttctagtgtcttcaaccaagtccagttgcccttgactttaaccttcgttgctTAACCAAGTCCTTTTTGtgcctgaacctaaccaaattgcaacgtttcacgacattaatgccgtttcaaaatggcgatttttattttgaaagtctaaccggatgttgcatatttctTGTTGTTAACTtgagcgtcaatatgtgacgagtctgGAGTGAGAACATGCTGGTTGAAAACATGCAGTTTCAGACTCCGAGCGTCTCAGACCGTGTGTGATTGTTCtgaacagccacatgaagaggCAGCAGGCCAGACTTCATGGATCGGTTAGCGTCAGCTTTCAGAGAGAGCAGCACCtccacagcagcaacatgacCGTTCTTACAGGCTTCATACAGCGGCGAGGCTCCGTCCCTTGCCTCTCCATTTATATCTGCACCTGAGAGACACGAAAACACATTTAGAAACACTTCAACATCAGCCTGTCCAATTATATCTGcacctgagagacaaaaagagaattCATGGACAGGTCTGCAGGACTGACCtttctcagccagcagctggagGATA
The window above is part of the Micropterus dolomieu isolate WLL.071019.BEF.003 ecotype Adirondacks unplaced genomic scaffold, ASM2129224v1 contig_13327, whole genome shotgun sequence genome. Proteins encoded here:
- the LOC123966390 gene encoding ankyrin repeat and SOCS box protein 2-like; the protein is HPESVNRCTLNNQTALLLAADRGNVSCVHFLLKHRADPNIASKDQETPLFAACEHPNKAIVELLLRFGAKVNRCTQGGSALHEACRHGQVDICRVLLEAGANIHSKNIYGIQPLFTAAQHGLCDILQLLAEKGADINGEARDGASPLYEACKNGHVAAVEVLLSLKADANRSMKSGLLPLHVAVQNNHTRIVSLLIPVTSKVRVQHSGISPLHIAAENNRDDILELLIESGFNVNAKLSEERSRMYEDRRSTVLYFSVSNGNLEASEMLLEAGADPNLDVFNPLLIGVRLGWMDMATLLLKYGANVNAQISTQPSSFPSAILLNMESLPMLKLLLDNGCDARACFDCPYGQKPHPAVEPLRRPIEELQVNRDAPLQSSIQFCEAVSRSSLCRVSGPIISVLLDYVSHVRLCSRLLEVLESRSDWAPIILKALPPHPLMQLCRLKIRHLVGVRRLKLLPSLPLPVRLIRFLLHDVHCSLA